Proteins encoded within one genomic window of Streptomyces profundus:
- a CDS encoding YbjN domain-containing protein produces MADSADPAGPTPADAPFTEATEILEAALRDSGAEWESPGPGHYVVSLPGSRKLSTTCSLVVGRHALSVNAFVIRRPDENHAEVHRWLLERNTRLYGVAYAVDRLGDVYLTGRLPLAVVTADEIDRLLGVVLENADGPFNTLLELGFAGAIRREYEWRVSRGESTRNLDAFHRLTRPSEGEEQR; encoded by the coding sequence ATGGCTGACTCCGCTGACCCCGCCGGGCCGACGCCCGCCGACGCCCCGTTCACCGAGGCCACCGAGATTCTTGAGGCCGCGCTGCGTGACTCGGGCGCCGAGTGGGAGTCGCCAGGACCCGGGCACTACGTGGTGTCGCTGCCGGGCAGCCGCAAGCTCTCCACCACCTGCTCCCTGGTCGTCGGGCGGCACGCGCTCTCCGTCAACGCGTTCGTGATCCGGCGCCCCGACGAGAACCACGCCGAGGTGCACCGCTGGCTGCTGGAACGCAACACCCGCCTCTACGGCGTGGCCTACGCCGTCGACCGCCTCGGGGACGTCTATCTCACGGGCCGGCTGCCGCTGGCGGTGGTCACGGCGGACGAGATCGACCGGCTGCTCGGTGTCGTGCTGGAGAACGCCGACGGCCCGTTCAACACGCTGCTTGAGCTGGGCTTCGCCGGCGCCATCAGGCGCGAGTACGAGTGGCGGGTGTCGCGGGGCGAGTCGACCCGCAACCTCGACGCGTTCCACCGGCTCACCCGCCCGTCCGAGGGCGAGGAGCAGCGCTGA
- the mshA gene encoding D-inositol-3-phosphate glycosyltransferase, which produces MLSVHTSPLHQPGTGDAGGMNVYIVELAKQLAQLGTEVEIFTRATTGGLDPCVELAPGVWVRHIDAGPYEGLSKEELPAQLCAFTHGVTQVWAARAPGYFDVVHSHYWLSGHVGWLAAERWGVPLVHAMHTMARVKNAALATGDAPEPLAREIGEAQIVRAADWLIANTEAEAGDLVRHYDADPERTAVAHPGVNLDVFRRGDGRPAARRRLGLPEEAVVLLFAGRIQPLKGPDILLQAVRELLDADPSLRGRLVVPVVGGPSGSGLARPERLQKLAARLGIADLVWFRPPLAQERLADWYRAASVLVMPSYSESFGLVAVEAQACGTPVVAASVGGLPLVVRDGETGFLIDGHDPAAYAVALRRFCERPALTDSLGAAAERHAERFGWAATAGSTSRVYERAVDERRFARSGLRSAHG; this is translated from the coding sequence ATGCTCAGTGTGCACACCTCGCCGCTGCACCAGCCGGGTACCGGCGACGCGGGTGGGATGAACGTGTACATCGTGGAGTTGGCGAAGCAACTGGCCCAGTTGGGTACCGAGGTGGAGATCTTCACCCGGGCGACCACCGGCGGTCTCGACCCGTGTGTGGAGCTGGCGCCCGGCGTGTGGGTGCGGCATATCGACGCGGGTCCCTACGAGGGGCTGAGCAAGGAGGAGCTGCCCGCGCAGCTGTGCGCGTTCACCCATGGCGTGACCCAGGTCTGGGCGGCCAGGGCCCCCGGCTACTTCGACGTGGTGCACTCGCACTACTGGCTGTCCGGGCACGTCGGCTGGCTGGCGGCCGAGCGGTGGGGGGTGCCGCTGGTGCACGCGATGCACACCATGGCGCGGGTGAAGAACGCCGCGCTGGCCACCGGCGACGCCCCCGAGCCGCTCGCGCGGGAGATCGGCGAGGCGCAGATCGTGCGGGCCGCCGACTGGCTGATCGCCAACACCGAGGCGGAGGCCGGCGATCTCGTGCGCCACTACGACGCCGATCCCGAGCGCACGGCCGTGGCGCATCCCGGGGTCAACCTCGACGTGTTCCGGCGCGGCGACGGCCGGCCGGCCGCCCGCCGGCGGCTGGGGCTGCCGGAGGAAGCCGTGGTGCTGCTCTTCGCCGGCCGGATCCAGCCGCTGAAGGGGCCCGACATCCTGCTCCAGGCGGTCCGTGAACTGCTGGACGCCGACCCGTCGTTGCGCGGCCGGCTGGTGGTGCCGGTGGTCGGCGGGCCCAGCGGTTCGGGCCTGGCCAGGCCGGAGCGGCTACAGAAGCTCGCCGCCCGGCTCGGCATCGCCGATCTGGTGTGGTTCCGGCCGCCGCTGGCGCAGGAGCGGCTCGCCGACTGGTACCGCGCGGCGAGCGTGCTGGTGATGCCCTCGTACAGCGAGTCGTTCGGCCTGGTGGCGGTGGAGGCCCAGGCGTGTGGCACCCCGGTGGTCGCGGCCTCCGTCGGCGGGCTGCCGCTGGTGGTGCGGGACGGGGAGACGGGGTTCCTGATCGACGGGCACGATCCGGCCGCCTACGCCGTCGCGTTGCGCCGCTTCTGCGAGCGGCCGGCGCTCACCGACTCGCTCGGCGCAGCGGCGGAGCGGCACGCGGAGCGGTTCGGCTGGGCGGCGACGGCGGGCAGCACGTCGCGGGTGTATGAGCGGGCCGTTGACGAGCGCCGCTTCGCCCGCTCGGGCCTACGATCGGCCCATGGCTGA